The following coding sequences lie in one Phyllopteryx taeniolatus isolate TA_2022b chromosome 4, UOR_Ptae_1.2, whole genome shotgun sequence genomic window:
- the LOC133476627 gene encoding rho-related GTP-binding protein RhoU-like isoform X2 — MRRRRSGPAPERRVNCVLVGDGAVGKSSLVISYTTNGYPARYVPTAFDNFTAVVAVDGTPVGLQLCDMAGQKWGIGDGSINDELERLRPLCYRNADVFLLCYSVVRPTSFRNLTRRWVPEIRRHCPGAPLVLVGTQLDLREDVQVLIRLAQNQECPVGSEEGRQLAQQLGAAGFAECSALTQKNLKEAFDSAILASIRHMRDGSEGDVHGGDINSGGVWPQRRTLKKKTPDKIKKLSEAWWRKIRCLVGERNCDQLTA, encoded by the exons ATGAGGCGGCGGCGTTCGGGCCCCGCGCCGGAGCGGCGCGTCAACTGCGTCCTGGTGGGAGACGGCGCGGTGGGCAAGAGCAGCCTGGTTATCAGCTACACCACCAATGGGTACCCCGCCAGATACGTGCCCACCGCCTTCGACAACTTCACAG CCGTGGTGGCGGTGGACGGGACGCCGGTCGGACTGCAGCTGTGCGACATGGCAGGACAG AAATGGGGAATTGGTGATGGATCCATCAAT GATGAGCTGGAGCGTCTCCGGCCGCTCTGCTACCGAAACGCAGACGTCTTCCTGCTGTGCTACAGCGTGGTCCGACCCACTTCCTTCCGCAACCTGACCCGGCGCTGGGTGCCCGAGATCCGCCGGCACTGTCCTGGTGCGCCGCTCGTCCTGGTGGGCACCCAGCTGGACTTGCGCGAGGACGTCCAGGTGCTGATCCGCTTAGCTCAGAACCAGGAGTGCCCGGTGGGCTCGGAGGAGGGCCGGCAATTGGCGCAGCAGCTCGGTGCCGCTGGCTTCGCTGAGTGCTCCGCGTTGACGCAGAAGAACCTCAAGGAGGCCTTCGATTCGGCAATCTTGGCGAGCATCCGACATATGCGAGATGGCAGCGAAGGCGACGTTCACGGTGGTGACATCAACAGTGGTGGCGTATGGCCACAGAGACGAACCCTAAAGAAGAAGACTCCCGACAAGATCAAGAAGCTCTCGGAGGCCTGGTGGCGGAAGATCCGATGCCTGGTGGGGGAACGGAACTGTGATCAGCTGACTGCATGA
- the LOC133476627 gene encoding rho-related GTP-binding protein RhoU-like isoform X1, producing MLPGDVSSLNPRRVSLPAPPPSPPPSRRHFSLLSGMRRRRSGPAPERRVNCVLVGDGAVGKSSLVISYTTNGYPARYVPTAFDNFTAVVAVDGTPVGLQLCDMAGQKWGIGDGSINDELERLRPLCYRNADVFLLCYSVVRPTSFRNLTRRWVPEIRRHCPGAPLVLVGTQLDLREDVQVLIRLAQNQECPVGSEEGRQLAQQLGAAGFAECSALTQKNLKEAFDSAILASIRHMRDGSEGDVHGGDINSGGVWPQRRTLKKKTPDKIKKLSEAWWRKIRCLVGERNCDQLTA from the exons ATGCTTCCCGGGGACGTGAGCAGCCTGAACCCTCGCCGTGTGTCGCTGCCGGCGCCCCCGCCGAGCCCTCCGCCGAGCCGCCGCCACTTCTCGTTGCTCTCGGGCATGAGGCGGCGGCGTTCGGGCCCCGCGCCGGAGCGGCGCGTCAACTGCGTCCTGGTGGGAGACGGCGCGGTGGGCAAGAGCAGCCTGGTTATCAGCTACACCACCAATGGGTACCCCGCCAGATACGTGCCCACCGCCTTCGACAACTTCACAG CCGTGGTGGCGGTGGACGGGACGCCGGTCGGACTGCAGCTGTGCGACATGGCAGGACAG AAATGGGGAATTGGTGATGGATCCATCAAT GATGAGCTGGAGCGTCTCCGGCCGCTCTGCTACCGAAACGCAGACGTCTTCCTGCTGTGCTACAGCGTGGTCCGACCCACTTCCTTCCGCAACCTGACCCGGCGCTGGGTGCCCGAGATCCGCCGGCACTGTCCTGGTGCGCCGCTCGTCCTGGTGGGCACCCAGCTGGACTTGCGCGAGGACGTCCAGGTGCTGATCCGCTTAGCTCAGAACCAGGAGTGCCCGGTGGGCTCGGAGGAGGGCCGGCAATTGGCGCAGCAGCTCGGTGCCGCTGGCTTCGCTGAGTGCTCCGCGTTGACGCAGAAGAACCTCAAGGAGGCCTTCGATTCGGCAATCTTGGCGAGCATCCGACATATGCGAGATGGCAGCGAAGGCGACGTTCACGGTGGTGACATCAACAGTGGTGGCGTATGGCCACAGAGACGAACCCTAAAGAAGAAGACTCCCGACAAGATCAAGAAGCTCTCGGAGGCCTGGTGGCGGAAGATCCGATGCCTGGTGGGGGAACGGAACTGTGATCAGCTGACTGCATGA